The stretch of DNA GGAGTTGAGCGCCGATGCCGGGTGCGCCCTCCAGATCCACGCCGAGAGCGGCCCCTGCGCCGATATCCTCGACCTTGCCGCACGGGCCGGCATGGATGGGAGCCGCGTCGTCAAACACTATGCGACCCCCGACACCCCGCTGGTCCCGTCGTTTCTTGCAAAGCAGGAGGGGCTGGCCGGGATGGCGCGGGCCGGGCGGCGGTTCATGATGGAGACCGATTACATGGACGAGAACAGCCGGCCCGGAGCGGTGATGGGGCCGAAGTCCGTGCCCAGGATCACCCGCCACCTGCTGGAGAGCGGTGCGATCACGCCCGGGGACGCATGGTGTATCCATGCCGAAACCCCGGGCCGCGTCTACGGTGTGGAGATCGCCCTCTAGGACGATCCACCCTTTTTTTATCGGTGCCGCCGACATACTACTGATGTACCTGAAAGTCCACCATACACCACAGGGTGAGGTGGTGGCGGTCTGCGATGCCGACCTGCTCAACACCACCCTCAACCACGGCGACGTCCAGATCGCCATCACCGGGGCGTTTTACGGCACCGAGCAGGCGACCGAGGAGGAGATCCGCGCCGCCCTTAAAAATGCCAGCAATGCAAACCTCATGGGGAAGAAGGCGACCGGGGTCGCCATCGCCATGGGACTGATCACCGAGAAGGGATGCCTGTCTGTCGGCGGCGTCCCGCATGCGATCATCATCACCGTCTGATCATGGAAATCCTCAGGAGCGTCTGCCCGCGATGCGGCAAACCCTCGGCCGGGCTCTGCAACGAGTGCCGGGCGGCCGAGACAGAATGGTTCACCTGCGACCCGAGAGTGGAGACGATCTACTGCCCGGTCTGCGACTCGCGCAAACAGGGGAAGACCTGGAGCGACACCACCGTCGATAGGGCGGCCCTGCTCCAGGAGCTGGCGTATTCGGCGCTCCACTTCCACCCGGACGTCAGGCGCCCGGAGGCGCAGTTCACCTTCAGGGAGACGAGCCCGAACCGGACGGCCGTCACCGCGGAGGTCCGCGGCCTGCTCTACGGGGTCGAGGTCTCGGGCGAGTGCAGCACGAAGATCGTCTGGATAAAAGAGCAGTGCGACCGGTGCAACCGGATCAGCGGCGGGTATTACGAAGGGATCATCCAGGTGCGGGCGACCGACCGGCGGCCCTCGACGCGCGAGATCGACCGGGCGGCCCGGATCACCGAGGAACTCGAGACCTCCCTCCAGGAGGCGGGCGAACGGCTCGCCTTTGTCTCGAAGGTCGAGGCGACGAGGGACGGGCTGGATATCGTGGTCGGCTCGAACCATATGGGCCAGCTCCTCGCGAGCCAGATCTCCGGCGCCCTCGGCGGCCGTCTCTCAACCCACCCGAAACTGGTGGGGGAGAAGGACGGAAAGAAACTCTACCGGATCACCTTCCTGGTCCGCCTGCCGCGCTACCAGCGCGGGGACGTCGTCCTCAGCCGCGGCCGGTACCTTGAGGTGCGCTCGGCGACCCAGGGGCAGGCGCAGGTCTTCGACCTGCAGGACGGTTCGAACCGGATCGTCAGGGAGGACGAGATCGAACGGCTTGTCGGGAATGTCGGCGATGCCGAGAGCGCCCTCGTCGCTTATCTCTACGACGACGTCCTAGGCATCCTGGACCCGCGGACGCAAGGAGCCGTGGAGTGCCGGGCGCTGCCCTGGCTCCACCCCGAAGAGGGCGGGACGGTCCTCGTGATCAGGGACGGCGAGACCGGACAGTTCGTGCTCGTCGGGTGAGCATGCGGGTGCGGAGAGTCGGAAAAGAGGCGCTCGCGGCAGCGGTGCGCGAGCCGTGGGCCGATCCCTCCCGCAGGCCGTATGTCGAGGGGGAGACCGCCTGGGTGCCGGTGCGCGATGGGTATCCCTGCGACGATGACCTCCCTGAGCGGCGGCCGTACGGCGGCCGACCCTTCCAGATGATCGGCGACACGGCTGTGGTGCGCGGCCGGCGGCCGACCGCGGAGGAAGTGGCGGCGATCCTCGCATGGCGGCGGCCGGCCTGCGTGCTGTACCTCGCGGCGATCGAGGGCGTCCGACGCCTGCCCGCGGTGGAGACGCTCTACGGCGAGGCTCACCCGGTCTGCCACCACGAGAACGGACTTTGTTACCGGCTCAACCCGGCCGAGGTGATGTATGCGGCCGGGAACCTGGAGGAGCGGGCCTTGATGGGCAGGACAGCGCAGGAGGGCGAGCGGGTGGCCGACATGTTCGCCGGAATCGGCTACTTCACGCTGCCGATGGCGGCGGCCGGGGCGAATGTGCATGCGATGGAGATAAACCCGGTCTCGTTCGGCTACCTCGCAGAGAATATCGAGGCGAACGGGCTTACCGGGAGGGTCAGGGCGGAGTGCGGCGACTGCCGACGCCTGCTCGCCGGCACCTACGACCGGATCGTGATGGGGCATTTCGACGCCGTTGCGTTTCTCTCCGAAGCCCTCGCCCATGCGCGGGGGGGAACCGTCATCCACCTCCACGCCCTCGGGGACGTTGCGGACGCGGCCCGGGTTTCGGCTGAATCGACCGGTTTCAAGGTCAGAATCGCCACCCGCAAAGTAAAGAAATATGGGCCGCATATATGGCATATCGTACACGACATGGTGCTCTCATGACCGGCGGCGGAAAACTCGAAGGGAAAACGATTGTTCTGGGCGTTACCGGCAGCATTGCGGCGGTCGAGACGGTGCGGCTCGCCCACGAGCTGCGGCGGCGCGGCGCCGTCGTCCAGGCAGTGATGACGGCGGCGGCCTGCGGGATCGTCCACCCGGACGCCCTCACCTATGCGACAGGCAGGGAGGCGATCGTCCGCTGCACCGGCATGGTGGAGCACGTCCTCTACTGCGGGGAGGGGGGCCAGGCCGACCTGCTGCTCGTCGCACCCTGCACGGCGAACACCATCGGGAAGATCGCCTGCGGGATCGACGATACGCCGGTCACGACATTTGCGACGACGGCGCTCGGCCGCGGGATGCCGGTGGTGGTGGCGCCGGCGATGCACGAGAGCATGTACCGCCATCAGGGCGTCGCCGCAAACCTCGACCGCCTGCGGGCCTGGGGCATCGATATCGTCCCGCCGCGGATCGAGGAGGGGCGGGCGAAGATCGCCAGGATCGAGGATATCGTCCTCCACGCCGAACGTGCCCTCTCGGGTCGGCCCCTTGCCGGAAAACGGGTGCTGATCACGAGCGGCGCCTGCGCCGAGGCGGTGGACGACGTCCGGGTGCTCACCACCCGCTCGACCGGACAGATGGGCCGCGCCCTGGCCCTCGAGGCGTTCAGGCTCGGGGCCGAGGTAACGGTCGTCCACGCGGGCCGGTTCCCGTGCGTGCGGAATGTGCATGCCGAAACGGCAGGGGAGATGATGGAGGCCGTCCTTCAAGAGGCGCCGGCGGCGGACATCTATATCTCGGCGGCGGCGATCTCGGACTTTTTGCCCGAACGGGCAGAGGGAAAGATCCCGAGCGGGGCGGGGCGGACGATCCGCCTCGAACCGCTTCCGAAGGTGCTGGACGCCGTCCTCGATGTTTTTGCCGGAACGGCGGTCGCCTTCAAACTCGGCTGGGACGAGGAGGCGCGGGCGCGCTCGATGCTGGCCTCGGGCGTCGCCATGGTGGTGACGAATGCGCCGCCGGCGATGGGCGCCCCCGGGGGGGAGTTTGTGATTATGACGGGGGAAAGCAGCGAACAGGTGAGCGGGACGAAGGAGGAGGTGGCAGCGGCGATATGGTCCGCACTGCTGTAGCGTTCTCGCCCGGGCACATCTCAGGCTACTTCATGAAAGTAGCCGGGGAGAGCCCGGCGACGACCGGGAGCCTCGGGGCCGGGATCGTCATCGAGGAGGGAGTCGTGGCCTCGGTCTCGACATCTGATGTGACCGAAGTCGTGGTCGGCCGGAACGACGAGAAAGGGACGGTGCTCTCCGAGACGGCGGGGTCGCCGCCGGTGGAGTACGCCCTGGAACGTCTTGGCGTGAACGCCCGCGTGGAGACACGGTGCAGCCTCCCGATCGGGGCCGGGTTCGGGCTCTCGGCCGCGGCCCTGCTCGCCTCGATCACGGCGGTCGACGCCCTCTTCGACCTCGGCATGGACCGCCGGGAGATTGCGGCCCTCGCCCACGAGGCCGAGGTGGTGCACAGCACCGGCCTCGGGGACGTCGCCGCCTGCCAGGGCGGCGGGATCGTCTGCCGGACGACGCCCGGGCCCGAAGGGGAGATCAGGCGGTTTTACCCCGAGGAGGCGATCTGGGCGGTCTCGTTCGGGCCGCTCCCGACGCCCGAGGTGATTGGGTCGCAGGCGCAGATCGAGCGGATCGCCGCAGCCTTTCCCGAGGGGTGCCCCTCAGACCTCCCTGAATTTTTCAGGCTCTCCCGTGCATTTGCCGGCCGGAGCGGGCTTGTCCCCCCGGAGGTCGGGGCGGTGCTCGCCGCCTGCGACGCCGCCGGGGTGCGGGCGAGCATGACGATGCTCGGGCGGGGGGCTTTTGCCGCCGGTGACGGTGCTGAGGAGGTCTTCTCCCGGTTTGCCCCGCCCATTCCCCTGCACATCGCCCGCGAGGGGTTCAGGCTGCTGGAGGTGCGGGCGTGATCCCTGAGGACCACCCGCGCTATGCTGCCCTGGTGGTGCGGGAGCGCCTGGCCGATGCGATGCGGGCCGGGATCGTGGCGCCCGAGGGGCTGATCGCCCAGGGGCGCGGCGAGGCCTTCGACTACCTGCTCGGCGAGCGGACGACGGCGAGCGCCGCCCGGGCCGAGGTGGACGCCGCCGCGATGCTGCTCGCCGCACGGCGCCCGGTGATCTCGGTGAACGGGAACACCGCCGCCCTCTCCGCCCACCAGCTCGCCGACCTGCAGGAGGCGAGCGGGGCCCTGGTGGAGGTGAACCTCTTCCACCGGACCGAGGAGCGGATGCAGCGGATCACGGCCCTCCTGGAGGAGCACGGCGTGGACGTCCTTTCCGGCGTCCCGGAGCGGCTCATCCCCCTCTCCCACGACCGCGCCCTCTGCCTGCCCGACGGGATCGGCGCCGCCGATCTGGTGCTCGTCCCGCTCGAGGACGGGGATAGGTGCGCCGCCCTGCGGCAGATGGGAAAGGCGGTGATCGCCGTCGACCTAAACCCGCTCTCCAGGACGGCGCAGACGGCGACCCTGCCGGTGATCGACGAGGTGCGGCGGGCGGTGCCGGCGATCACCGCCGCCTGCCGGACGATGACGCCTGCCGCGGCGCGGGAGCGTGCATGCGGCGTGGACGGGAAGAGATACCTGAAAGAGGCGATCGCCGCGATCGCCGCACGGCTGGAGGAGATGGGGCATGCTCTGGAGTGAGAAATACCGGCCGTCGACCCTGGAGGGCGTCCTCGGCCAGGAAGAGGCGGTGCGGGTGCTCTCGTCCTTTGCGGAGAGCGGGAACGTCCCGCACCTGCTGATCGTCGGGCCGACCGGGACCGGGAAGAGCATCGCCGTCGAGGCGCTCGCCCGGACGCTGTACGGTGCCAACTGGCAGGAGAACACCACCGTTTTTCCTGCGGCCGACCTCTTCGAGCAGGGGAAGAAATACCTTGAAGCGGACGAGCGCTTCGGGCACATCTATAAGAAAGACGAGAGTTTCCTGACGAACTTCAAGTACCTGGTGAAGTGGTACGCCGCCATCAGGCCCCTCGACGCCGGTTTCAAACTGATGGTCTTCGAGGGGGCGTCGGCGATCAGCCGCGAGGCCCAGCAGGGGCTGCGCCGGATCATGGAGCGCTACTCGGGGACCTGCCGGTTCGTCTTTCTCACCACGAACGGCAGCGCCATCATCCCGGCGATCGCCTCGCGCTGCCTGCCGATCACCTTCGTCCCGGTGGACGACGACCTGATCAGGCGGCGGCTCACCGCGATCCTGGAGGGCGAGGGCGTGGCGGCCGACCGGGTCTCCGCGGACGACCTCGACCTGATCGTGCCGGCGGCCGGGGGCGACCTGCGGCGGGCGACGATCCTGCTCCAGGTCTTCGCCGAGTCAAAGGGCCCGGTCGATCTTGCACAGACCACCTCGTCAGAGACCGAAACCGTCGCCGCCTCGGCTTTTGCGGCGCTGATGAGCGGGAACCCGGCGGCGGCGCGGCAGCGGGCCGAGTCCCTGCTCATCGACTACGGGCTCACCGGGCCCGAGGTGATCAGGGAACTTGCGAAGGCGGCCGAGCGGGAGTACAACGATCCCAGGATCGCCGTCGCCCTTGCCGACGCCGACCTGGTGATCAGGCGGGGCTCGAACGAATTCATTCAGATCAACGCCCTGCTGGCGAGGATCAGCCAGGAGGTTTTTTCATGAAGCGTAACCTCGAGAAGATACGCCAGCACTACGACCATGTTGCCGGGGTCTATGATTCCCGGTACGGCGGGAGCGTGGGGAACCGGTACCACGGCCATATCAGGGATCACGTGATGCGGTGCCTCCCGCCGGGGGGCGACCTGCTCGATCTCGGCTGCGGGACCGGGCTGTTTATGGCCCATTACCTCTCCAACGGCGGGACGGCGGTGGGACTGGACCTCTCGTATGCGATGGTGCATGCGGCGCGGTTCCAGAACGGGCTCGATCATGTGATGGCCGGAACGGCGGATCGGCTGCCGTTCAAGGACGAGTCGTTCGACGCCGTCTCCAGCATCCTGGCCTTCAGCTACGTGCCTGACCCGGCGGCGATGCTCGCCGAGGTCAACCGCGTGCTGCGGCCGGGCGGGCGGGTGGCGATCTGCACCCTGGGCCGCAACGTCTTCACCTCGGCGCTGCCGGCGGTCTACCGCCTGGGGGAGCGGGTGCACTGGCGCCGGATCGGGGTCGGGGATTTCGGGGAGCACTACTATACCGAGGAGGAGATGGAGGAACTCTTCGCGGCCGCCGGGTTCGTGGAGACGAAAGTGAACCGGTGCTCGTTCGCCCACGTGAACCTCTCCAGACCCATCTTCGACCTGGCGCAGCGGGCCGAGCCCCTGGTGGAGCGCCGGTGCCCGTACCTCGCC from Methanofollis liminatans DSM 4140 encodes:
- a CDS encoding DUF424 domain-containing protein, with protein sequence MYLKVHHTPQGEVVAVCDADLLNTTLNHGDVQIAITGAFYGTEQATEEEIRAALKNASNANLMGKKATGVAIAMGLITEKGCLSVGGVPHAIIITV
- a CDS encoding 4-phosphopantoate--beta-alanine ligase, which gives rise to MIPEDHPRYAALVVRERLADAMRAGIVAPEGLIAQGRGEAFDYLLGERTTASAARAEVDAAAMLLAARRPVISVNGNTAALSAHQLADLQEASGALVEVNLFHRTEERMQRITALLEEHGVDVLSGVPERLIPLSHDRALCLPDGIGAADLVLVPLEDGDRCAALRQMGKAVIAVDLNPLSRTAQTATLPVIDEVRRAVPAITAACRTMTPAAARERACGVDGKRYLKEAIAAIAARLEEMGHALE
- a CDS encoding class I SAM-dependent methyltransferase, with the protein product MKRNLEKIRQHYDHVAGVYDSRYGGSVGNRYHGHIRDHVMRCLPPGGDLLDLGCGTGLFMAHYLSNGGTAVGLDLSYAMVHAARFQNGLDHVMAGTADRLPFKDESFDAVSSILAFSYVPDPAAMLAEVNRVLRPGGRVAICTLGRNVFTSALPAVYRLGERVHWRRIGVGDFGEHYYTEEEMEELFAAAGFVETKVNRCSFAHVNLSRPIFDLAQRAEPLVERRCPYLAFNICASGKKER
- a CDS encoding replication factor C small subunit; the encoded protein is MLWSEKYRPSTLEGVLGQEEAVRVLSSFAESGNVPHLLIVGPTGTGKSIAVEALARTLYGANWQENTTVFPAADLFEQGKKYLEADERFGHIYKKDESFLTNFKYLVKWYAAIRPLDAGFKLMVFEGASAISREAQQGLRRIMERYSGTCRFVFLTTNGSAIIPAIASRCLPITFVPVDDDLIRRRLTAILEGEGVAADRVSADDLDLIVPAAGGDLRRATILLQVFAESKGPVDLAQTTSSETETVAASAFAALMSGNPAAARQRAESLLIDYGLTGPEVIRELAKAAEREYNDPRIAVALADADLVIRRGSNEFIQINALLARISQEVFS
- a CDS encoding pantoate kinase, which produces MVRTAVAFSPGHISGYFMKVAGESPATTGSLGAGIVIEEGVVASVSTSDVTEVVVGRNDEKGTVLSETAGSPPVEYALERLGVNARVETRCSLPIGAGFGLSAAALLASITAVDALFDLGMDRREIAALAHEAEVVHSTGLGDVAACQGGGIVCRTTPGPEGEIRRFYPEEAIWAVSFGPLPTPEVIGSQAQIERIAAAFPEGCPSDLPEFFRLSRAFAGRSGLVPPEVGAVLAACDAAGVRASMTMLGRGAFAAGDGAEEVFSRFAPPIPLHIAREGFRLLEVRA
- a CDS encoding 60S ribosomal export protein NMD3, whose protein sequence is MEILRSVCPRCGKPSAGLCNECRAAETEWFTCDPRVETIYCPVCDSRKQGKTWSDTTVDRAALLQELAYSALHFHPDVRRPEAQFTFRETSPNRTAVTAEVRGLLYGVEVSGECSTKIVWIKEQCDRCNRISGGYYEGIIQVRATDRRPSTREIDRAARITEELETSLQEAGERLAFVSKVEATRDGLDIVVGSNHMGQLLASQISGALGGRLSTHPKLVGEKDGKKLYRITFLVRLPRYQRGDVVLSRGRYLEVRSATQGQAQVFDLQDGSNRIVREDEIERLVGNVGDAESALVAYLYDDVLGILDPRTQGAVECRALPWLHPEEGGTVLVIRDGETGQFVLVG
- the coaBC gene encoding bifunctional phosphopantothenoylcysteine decarboxylase/phosphopantothenate--cysteine ligase CoaBC, which produces MTGGGKLEGKTIVLGVTGSIAAVETVRLAHELRRRGAVVQAVMTAAACGIVHPDALTYATGREAIVRCTGMVEHVLYCGEGGQADLLLVAPCTANTIGKIACGIDDTPVTTFATTALGRGMPVVVAPAMHESMYRHQGVAANLDRLRAWGIDIVPPRIEEGRAKIARIEDIVLHAERALSGRPLAGKRVLITSGACAEAVDDVRVLTTRSTGQMGRALALEAFRLGAEVTVVHAGRFPCVRNVHAETAGEMMEAVLQEAPAADIYISAAAISDFLPERAEGKIPSGAGRTIRLEPLPKVLDAVLDVFAGTAVAFKLGWDEEARARSMLASGVAMVVTNAPPAMGAPGGEFVIMTGESSEQVSGTKEEVAAAIWSALL
- a CDS encoding class I SAM-dependent methyltransferase, producing MRVRRVGKEALAAAVREPWADPSRRPYVEGETAWVPVRDGYPCDDDLPERRPYGGRPFQMIGDTAVVRGRRPTAEEVAAILAWRRPACVLYLAAIEGVRRLPAVETLYGEAHPVCHHENGLCYRLNPAEVMYAAGNLEERALMGRTAQEGERVADMFAGIGYFTLPMAAAGANVHAMEINPVSFGYLAENIEANGLTGRVRAECGDCRRLLAGTYDRIVMGHFDAVAFLSEALAHARGGTVIHLHALGDVADAARVSAESTGFKVRIATRKVKKYGPHIWHIVHDMVLS